Proteins encoded by one window of Arachis ipaensis cultivar K30076 chromosome B04, Araip1.1, whole genome shotgun sequence:
- the LOC107635699 gene encoding receptor-like kinase TMK4 isoform X1: MAYLKSESKIIIGFYTLVLFFMTSVLSDEREAAYMLKLMNALKPPAWSNTKPVCDWIGVACNNQSGRIEQIFINSMSLTGTVPAGLNDSLSQLTYLDLSDNNLSGPVPSLANLSFLQVAYLDNNNFTTIPHGCFHGLTSLRHLSLNNNTNLPPWNFPTDLTAHSSHLHTLDLSSTNLKGSLPPNISHSFPVMEYLYLSNNNLSSIPEGCFHNLTSLTSLQLANNTNLSPWTFPLDLTHSSLQLYHLDLEATNLMGSLPYLSHFFPHLNLVSLSNNNLSSIPEGCFHNLTSLNVLSLANNTNLRPWTFPDLIQSTKIQELNLVATNLMGSLPEIFDSLPSLETLLLSNNSLTGVLPESFGRPNKITTLHLNDQKGKGFSGTMDVLSNMIDLSEAWLQGNSFDGYIPDMSRCTALQDLRLAHNRFTGVIPHSLINLRNLQTVTLNNNFFQGPMPIFSVITESTNVGDNTTDAFCRDNFDPCDERVTILLEIASAFGYPYLLASSWRGNNPCHNWSFVACTATMITTVNLTRQNLTGTISGAFGKLTHLENLYLSGNNLKGSIPENLTTLHQLKNLDVSHNNLSGKIPHFSRGVYLNTEGNPLFKRNPPAWIKGAIAAAAGIGGLVSLVIVICNRKRCLSFLQWILWKKTGPFIDNEFEEFMKIYGSLMLRRYSYSEVKSMTNSFRDKLGRGGYGIVYKACLSDGCPVAVKVLTESSGSGEEFLNEVASIGRTSHMNIVSLLGFCYEKYKRALIYEFMPNGSLDKFIYKQESPNAICILDWNTLFQITIGIARGLEYLHRGCATKILHLDIKPQNILLDEDFCPKIADFGLAKICKKKESIVSIQGTRGTPGYIAPEVFSRTFGKVSHKSDVYSYGMLILELVGGRKNYDTGGSLTNEMYFPDWIYKDLEEQNILGRGLSTTEEENDMIKKITLVSLWCIQTNPLDRPSINKVVEMLEGPLQSVPYPPKPVLYSPQMSISQFSRISYNSTDEEDSEIVEETISINNSKFAK, encoded by the exons ATGGCATACCTTAAATCAGAATCCAAAATTATTATTGGCTTTTATACTCTTGTGCTCTTCTTCATGACCTCTGTCCTTTCTGATGAACGAGAAGCTGCATACATGTTGAAGCTTATGAATGCACTCAAACCCCCTGCCTGGTCCAACACGAAGCCCGTGTGCGACTGGATAGGCGTGGCTTGCAACAATCAAAGTGGAAGGATTGAACAGATCTTTATCAATTCAATGTCACTGACGGGAACAGTTCCTGCAGGCCTCAACGACTCCCTCTCCCAACTCACATATCTCGATCTCTCCGACAATAATCTGAGTGGGCCTGTTCCCTCTCTCGCCAACCTCTCTTTCCTCCAAGTAGCGTACCTCGACAACAACAACTTCACCACCATCCCTCATGGTTGCTTCCATGGTCTTACTAGTTTGCGGCACTTGAGCTTGAATAACAACACCAACCTCCCACCATGGAACTTTCCTACCGATTTGACTGCTCACTcctcccatctccataccctcGACCTGTCTTCTACAAATCTCAAAGGCTCCTTACCACCAAACATATCCCATTCCTTCCCAGTTATGGAGTATCTTTATCTCTCTAACAACAACCTCTCCTCCATTCCTGAGGGTTGCTTCCACAACCTAACCAGTTTGACTAGTCTCCAGTTGGCCAACAACACCAACCTCTCACCATGGACCTTCCCCCTCGATTTGACTCATTCCTCATTGCAACTCTACCACCTCGACCTCGAGGCTACAAATCTCATGGGATCCCTACCATACTTGTCTCATTTCTTCCCACATTTGAACCTAGTCTCACTCTCTAACAACAACCTCTCCTCCATCCCTGAGGGTTGCTTCCACAACCTAACCAGTTTGAATGTCCTCTCTTTGGCCAACAACACCAACCTCAGACCATGGACCTTCCCCGACTTGATTCAGTCCACAAAAATACAAGAGCTCAATCTTGTTGCTACAAATCTCATGGGCTCTCTACCAGAAATATTTGACTCATTGCCAAGTTTGGAGACTCTTCTGCTCTCCAACAACAGCCTCACCGGTGTCTTGCCTGAGTCTTTTGGAAGACCCAATAAGATTACCACATTGCACCTCAACGACCAGAAGGGCAAAGGATTTTCAGGTACAATGGATGTCCTTTCAAATATGATCGATTTGTCTGAGGCGTGGCTTCAGGGGAACTCCTTTGATGGATATATCCCTGACATGTCTCGTTGTACCGCTTTACAAGATTTACGACTTGCGCACAATCGATTTACAGGTGTCATTCCACATTCTCTGATAAATCTCAGGAACCTGCAAACTGTTACTTTGAACAACAACTTTTTTCAGGGCCCTATGCCTATCTTTTCCGTAATTACCGAGAGTACGAATGTTGGAGATAACACCACCGATGCCTTTTGTCGAGACAACTTTGATCCTTGTGACGAGAGAGTTACCATTTTGCTTGAAATTGCATCTGCATTTGGATATCCTTATTTGTTGGCCAGTTCATGGCGAGGAAATAATCCATGTCATAATTGGAGTTTTGTTGCATGTACTGCGACTATGATTACAACCGTGAATTTGACAAGGCAGAATTTGACAGGAACTATCTCGGGTGCGTTTGGTAAATTAACTCATTTGGAAAACTTGTATCTGAGTGGTAACAATTTAAAAGGTTCAATACCTGAAAACTTGACCACTCTTCATCAGCTCAAGAATCTCGATGTCTCCCACAACAACTTATCAGGAAAAATTCCCCATTTCTCACGTGGAGTATACCTGAATACTGAAGGTAACCCTTTGTTCAAGAGAAATCCACCTGCTTGGATCAAAG GCGCAATAGCAGCAGCAGCAGGTATTGGAGGTCTTGTTTCCTTGGTTATAGTTATTTGTAACCGAAAGAGGTGTCTTAGCTTCTTACAATGGATTTTGTGGAAGAAAACAGGACCATTTATTGATAATGaatttgaagaatttatgaaAATTTATGGATCTTTGATGTTAAGGAGATATAGTTATTCTGAAGTGAAAAGCATGACAAACTCATTTCGTGATAAATTAGGAAGAGGAGGATATGGCATTGTATACAAAGCATGCTTAAGTGATGGTTGTCCAGTAGCAGTGAAGGTGTTGACCGAATCTAGCGGAAGTGGGGAGGAATTCCTGAATGAGGTAGCTAGTATTGGTAGAACTTCTCATATGAATATTGTCTCGCTGTTGGGATTTTGCTATGAAAAATATAAAAGGGCACTCATCTATGAATTCATGCCAAATGGTTCTTTGGATAAGTTTATCTATAAACAAGAATCTCCCAATGCTATTTGTATTTTGGATTGGAATACATTATTTCAAATTACAATTGGTATTGCACGAGGATTAGAATATTTGCACCGAGGATGTGCGACAAAAATTTTGCATCTTGATATTAAACCTCAAAATATTCTGTTAGATGAAGATTTTTGTCCAAAAATTGCTGATTTTGGATTGGCAAAAATATGCAAAAAGAAAGAGAGTATTGTATCTATACAAGGTACAAGAGGAACTCCTGGATACATTGCACCAGAAGTATTTAGCCGAACCTTTGGTAAAGTTTCTCACAAATCTGATGTGTATAGTTATggaatgttgattcttgaattgGTGGGAGGTAGAAAGAACTACGACACCGGCGGATCACTTACCAATGAAATGTACTTTCCAGATTGGATTTACAAGGATCTCGAAGAGCAAAATATCCTTGGACGGGGTTTGTCCACTACTGAAGAAGAAAATGATATGATAAAGAAAATTACTTTGGTGAGTTTATGGTGCATTCAAACAAATCCATTGGATAGACCATCAATAAACAAAGTAGTAGAAATGTTAGAAGGACCACTTCAGTCAGTGCCATATCCTCCAAAACCTGTCTTATATTCTCCTCAAATGTCTATCTCACAGTTTTCACGAATCTCCTATAACAGTACAGATGAGGAGGATTCTGAGATTGTTGAGGAGACTATTTCCATCAATAATTCAAAATTTGCAAAATAA
- the LOC107635699 gene encoding protein NSP-INTERACTING KINASE 3-like isoform X2, whose amino-acid sequence MAYLKSESKIIIGFYTLVLFFMTSVLSDEREAAYMLKLMNALKPPAWSNTKPVCDWIGVACNNQSGRIEQIFINSMSLTGTVPAGLNDSLSQLTYLDLSDNNLSGPVPSLANLSFLQVAYLDNNNFTTIPHGCFHGLTSLRHLSLNNNTNLPPWNFPTDLTAHSSHLHTLDLSSTNLKGSLPPNISHSFPVMEYLYLSNNNLSSIPEGCFHNLTSLTSLQLANNTNLSPWTFPLDLTHSSLQLYHLDLEATNLMGSLPYLSHFFPHLNLVSLSNNNLSSIPEGCFHNLTSLNVLSLANNTNLRPWTFPDLIQSTKIQELNLVATNLMGSLPEIFDSLPSLETLLLSNNSLTGVLPESFGRPNKITTLHLNDQKGKGFSGVIPHSLINLRNLQTVTLNNNFFQGPMPIFSVITESTNVGDNTTDAFCRDNFDPCDERVTILLEIASAFGYPYLLASSWRGNNPCHNWSFVACTATMITTVNLTRQNLTGTISGAFGKLTHLENLYLSGNNLKGSIPENLTTLHQLKNLDVSHNNLSGKIPHFSRGVYLNTEGNPLFKRNPPAWIKGAIAAAAGIGGLVSLVIVICNRKRCLSFLQWILWKKTGPFIDNEFEEFMKIYGSLMLRRYSYSEVKSMTNSFRDKLGRGGYGIVYKACLSDGCPVAVKVLTESSGSGEEFLNEVASIGRTSHMNIVSLLGFCYEKYKRALIYEFMPNGSLDKFIYKQESPNAICILDWNTLFQITIGIARGLEYLHRGCATKILHLDIKPQNILLDEDFCPKIADFGLAKICKKKESIVSIQGTRGTPGYIAPEVFSRTFGKVSHKSDVYSYGMLILELVGGRKNYDTGGSLTNEMYFPDWIYKDLEEQNILGRGLSTTEEENDMIKKITLVSLWCIQTNPLDRPSINKVVEMLEGPLQSVPYPPKPVLYSPQMSISQFSRISYNSTDEEDSEIVEETISINNSKFAK is encoded by the exons ATGGCATACCTTAAATCAGAATCCAAAATTATTATTGGCTTTTATACTCTTGTGCTCTTCTTCATGACCTCTGTCCTTTCTGATGAACGAGAAGCTGCATACATGTTGAAGCTTATGAATGCACTCAAACCCCCTGCCTGGTCCAACACGAAGCCCGTGTGCGACTGGATAGGCGTGGCTTGCAACAATCAAAGTGGAAGGATTGAACAGATCTTTATCAATTCAATGTCACTGACGGGAACAGTTCCTGCAGGCCTCAACGACTCCCTCTCCCAACTCACATATCTCGATCTCTCCGACAATAATCTGAGTGGGCCTGTTCCCTCTCTCGCCAACCTCTCTTTCCTCCAAGTAGCGTACCTCGACAACAACAACTTCACCACCATCCCTCATGGTTGCTTCCATGGTCTTACTAGTTTGCGGCACTTGAGCTTGAATAACAACACCAACCTCCCACCATGGAACTTTCCTACCGATTTGACTGCTCACTcctcccatctccataccctcGACCTGTCTTCTACAAATCTCAAAGGCTCCTTACCACCAAACATATCCCATTCCTTCCCAGTTATGGAGTATCTTTATCTCTCTAACAACAACCTCTCCTCCATTCCTGAGGGTTGCTTCCACAACCTAACCAGTTTGACTAGTCTCCAGTTGGCCAACAACACCAACCTCTCACCATGGACCTTCCCCCTCGATTTGACTCATTCCTCATTGCAACTCTACCACCTCGACCTCGAGGCTACAAATCTCATGGGATCCCTACCATACTTGTCTCATTTCTTCCCACATTTGAACCTAGTCTCACTCTCTAACAACAACCTCTCCTCCATCCCTGAGGGTTGCTTCCACAACCTAACCAGTTTGAATGTCCTCTCTTTGGCCAACAACACCAACCTCAGACCATGGACCTTCCCCGACTTGATTCAGTCCACAAAAATACAAGAGCTCAATCTTGTTGCTACAAATCTCATGGGCTCTCTACCAGAAATATTTGACTCATTGCCAAGTTTGGAGACTCTTCTGCTCTCCAACAACAGCCTCACCGGTGTCTTGCCTGAGTCTTTTGGAAGACCCAATAAGATTACCACATTGCACCTCAACGACCAGAAGGGCAAAGGATTTTCAG GTGTCATTCCACATTCTCTGATAAATCTCAGGAACCTGCAAACTGTTACTTTGAACAACAACTTTTTTCAGGGCCCTATGCCTATCTTTTCCGTAATTACCGAGAGTACGAATGTTGGAGATAACACCACCGATGCCTTTTGTCGAGACAACTTTGATCCTTGTGACGAGAGAGTTACCATTTTGCTTGAAATTGCATCTGCATTTGGATATCCTTATTTGTTGGCCAGTTCATGGCGAGGAAATAATCCATGTCATAATTGGAGTTTTGTTGCATGTACTGCGACTATGATTACAACCGTGAATTTGACAAGGCAGAATTTGACAGGAACTATCTCGGGTGCGTTTGGTAAATTAACTCATTTGGAAAACTTGTATCTGAGTGGTAACAATTTAAAAGGTTCAATACCTGAAAACTTGACCACTCTTCATCAGCTCAAGAATCTCGATGTCTCCCACAACAACTTATCAGGAAAAATTCCCCATTTCTCACGTGGAGTATACCTGAATACTGAAGGTAACCCTTTGTTCAAGAGAAATCCACCTGCTTGGATCAAAG GCGCAATAGCAGCAGCAGCAGGTATTGGAGGTCTTGTTTCCTTGGTTATAGTTATTTGTAACCGAAAGAGGTGTCTTAGCTTCTTACAATGGATTTTGTGGAAGAAAACAGGACCATTTATTGATAATGaatttgaagaatttatgaaAATTTATGGATCTTTGATGTTAAGGAGATATAGTTATTCTGAAGTGAAAAGCATGACAAACTCATTTCGTGATAAATTAGGAAGAGGAGGATATGGCATTGTATACAAAGCATGCTTAAGTGATGGTTGTCCAGTAGCAGTGAAGGTGTTGACCGAATCTAGCGGAAGTGGGGAGGAATTCCTGAATGAGGTAGCTAGTATTGGTAGAACTTCTCATATGAATATTGTCTCGCTGTTGGGATTTTGCTATGAAAAATATAAAAGGGCACTCATCTATGAATTCATGCCAAATGGTTCTTTGGATAAGTTTATCTATAAACAAGAATCTCCCAATGCTATTTGTATTTTGGATTGGAATACATTATTTCAAATTACAATTGGTATTGCACGAGGATTAGAATATTTGCACCGAGGATGTGCGACAAAAATTTTGCATCTTGATATTAAACCTCAAAATATTCTGTTAGATGAAGATTTTTGTCCAAAAATTGCTGATTTTGGATTGGCAAAAATATGCAAAAAGAAAGAGAGTATTGTATCTATACAAGGTACAAGAGGAACTCCTGGATACATTGCACCAGAAGTATTTAGCCGAACCTTTGGTAAAGTTTCTCACAAATCTGATGTGTATAGTTATggaatgttgattcttgaattgGTGGGAGGTAGAAAGAACTACGACACCGGCGGATCACTTACCAATGAAATGTACTTTCCAGATTGGATTTACAAGGATCTCGAAGAGCAAAATATCCTTGGACGGGGTTTGTCCACTACTGAAGAAGAAAATGATATGATAAAGAAAATTACTTTGGTGAGTTTATGGTGCATTCAAACAAATCCATTGGATAGACCATCAATAAACAAAGTAGTAGAAATGTTAGAAGGACCACTTCAGTCAGTGCCATATCCTCCAAAACCTGTCTTATATTCTCCTCAAATGTCTATCTCACAGTTTTCACGAATCTCCTATAACAGTACAGATGAGGAGGATTCTGAGATTGTTGAGGAGACTATTTCCATCAATAATTCAAAATTTGCAAAATAA